The sequence below is a genomic window from Sorangiineae bacterium MSr12523.
TGGATCACGGGCACGAGCTCGTGTTTGCCTTCGATCCCGCCACTCCGTATCAACTGGTGATACAGACGCTGTACACGGCCTCCGTGACGGAGGTAACGAAGTTCCACCTCGCCGTGCGCCGAAATGGCTCGCCCACCGAGTTCGTCTCACGCGCCTCGCCCGCGACGGGGGCGGGGAATGCTCCGTCGTTGGGGCTCGTGGTTCTCGTCTCGGACGAGGGCGCCTCGATTCGCGTGCGCGGTGGCTACATAGGGGCGAACTGCGCATTGCCACGCGAGAATGCGTCGGCGCTGATGGCAAAAGGCGTGTTCGACATGGGGAGCCTCGCCGCGTGCGCAGGCAAACTGCGGGCACGCTATCCCGAAGCCGAGGATCGCGTGATCATCGGCGCCGCGCCCTCGTTGAAATGGGAGACGCTCGTGCGCGTGGCGGATGCCTTGCGAGCAACGGGGGATGGGATCCCGCTTTTTCCGAGTGTCGAGTGGGCTGTGGTGCCCTGATGCGTGCGCGTCGCTCGGGGATGCGCACGGGGAAGACGGCGCGATGAAACGTCTACTTCGGGCGCTTGGATGGCCCCTCGTGGTGGCCAGCTTGTCGACGTCGGCCTCGTGCTCCCGGAAGAACCCCGCCGAGAAGGGTAGAACGATGGACGCGACCTCACTCGAGGTAAAGACCGATATTGCCAAACTCGGAAAATACATGTCCGTGCCTCCCGCCGGCGTGGAGTCGGTGCGGTGGGTCGCCGTGCCCGATCCCGATCAATCGACATGGGTTCCCCCGATTCTGTATCGGTTCTATGTCTATTACCGAATCAATCCCGCGATGTGGCCCGAGGTGGAGAAAACGATCGGCCCCGCGCGCGAACACGAAACGATGAGCATCCCCACCGAAGTCGCCGCGGTCCTTCTCGAGTCGCTGGCCGACGGTCTGCCCCACGACGGTAGCCGCGTTCGCGTCGAGGGTCCCGGTTATGACACGACATGGCTCGGCACTTCGAAAAGTGCAGCCGTGCGATATCGCGATGGCCTACTCGTCACGGCGCCTTGGCAATCGGACTAGGTAAACGCAGCGCCGTCCTGTCGAGCGGAAGCCACTCGGCCGGATCACGAGGGTTCCAGGTTTCCTCGTGCTGCTCAATTGAAGTCGGGCTTCGCCCGAGGCCACGCGCTCGGGGTAGGCTGTGGTGCCATGATGGATGCACCTCGCTGTAGAATTCACGCAACACGGGGTGGGAGCGGCCGATTTAAGGGTGTGATGGCCTCCAACTCGGTAGCATCAGCACCGTGATCTCGCTCTGGCGACGAGGCTTCGGCAGGGAGTCCTCCTGGGATGTGCACAACGCCCCCTCGGGTGACTACCGCATCACGATTGTCGGCGAGGGAGGCGACGCATCGAAGCGCTTGTCCAACAAGGATGAGTTCTGGATGAGATGCAGAATCCAGGAGATCGTGGGTTGCGCCACGCCGTACACGCTCTTCGCACTCGATCCACGAGTGGTACAAGAGCTGCTCGATCTGCACGAGGCGGTGTACCCCACCGCGCGCCATCCGCGGGCCCGAGAGCTCCTGCGAGAGCGGAATCATGGCCCCTACCTCAGGGCAATTGGCAACGACTTGGAACGAGCCGTCCGCCACGGACTCCTCTGCGTCGAACCGCTCGATCGAGGATCCCTGCTCGTCGAGCGAGAGGCCCCTGAGGAACGAGCGCCTGAGAATCCGAAAGAAGAGGAGACGACGACGGTCAAGTTGCAGCTCGTCAGCCAAGACGGCTTGGCCATTCCTGAAGTTGCTTTCAAGGTCCACTTCGCGGACGGCAGCGTACGAGAAGGGCGGCTCGATCGACAGGGAGAAGCGACCTTGCGGGACGCCCCTTCCGGTGCATACGAAATCGAATACCTCGATTTCGATCAGATCCGTGCGCGAGCTTTCGCAGCCCGCGCGCATCGCGCGATTGCACAGCAAGAAATTCCGGCCTTGCTCGGTATACTGAGTCAGTCCTCGACGCTACTGCGGTTCATCGCCGCGGCTTACGAAGCCTATTTCGACGACGCAGGTCAAGGATTCACGAAAGCGATCAAAGGAGTCGTGGCAGGCACCGAGAACGAGGGCGTCGTCGAGTACTTCCTGACCGTAGGTCGCGTAGACCCCGACGCCAAAGGCACCGTCGTTGCCATGAGAACGCCAACGCCCGGCACCTCGGGGGACGATCAGGGGGGGACGGCCATTGGCTGACATCAACGACTATGAAATCGTTGCCTCGCCGCAGGCACGCGCCGTGAGCGTGGGCGCCGTCATGACGTTCACCCTGGTGAAAAAACGTCCCGAGGCGAAGGATCCTTCGACGCTCCTAACCTGGTGGTTCGTCGTCTTCCCAAAGAGCGCTCCGTTCTGGGCGACCAAAACGAGCCAACCCGCCACAGGCCGCCCCGTGGTTTGGGAGCGCGTAAAGCTCGACTATCAAGGACGGCACAGAATCGTCTGCTTTGTCGACGAGGGGGCGGTGCAGTTTTCGTACGACCAGGAGGTGGCCCCCCTCGGCGACGTGCTGGCCCTTGGACCCGCACTCGTCTTTCAGGCTGACGACCCGAACGGGGTTCTCGATGCGGTGACCCGCGAGATTCACATTATCGAGCAGATCGCCAAAGAGAAGCCGCCCCGTCCCGGAGAAGTCGAAGCACGGCACAAGAAACAATGGGACAAGCTGATCGAACTGCGCGATCGCCTACCGAAGCGACTTGAGTCAACCCAAGGTAAGCAGCGGTTCATTCTTGCTGCAGAGCATTTCGACCGAGAAACGCAGCGACGCTCCAAGCTCCGCGTCTTTGCCGTACGGACGGGCCGGAATGCTTGGAGAATCGTGGATTGGACGGACCCAACCATACAGACCCTCACTGGTGAATACGACGGTGAGTATTATGGTGCCGGCATCGCGCCACTGGCAGCATTCGACGCAGCGCTCGCCAAATGGAAGGAACAGAATCGCTATCCCGCAGGCGCCATACGCATCAAGATCCCAGATATTCCCGACCTCGGGACGAACATCGAGCGCCAGTTCGAGACCGATGGTTCGAGCTATGGGGATAGCGTTTCCACATTCTTCAACCGGCTCGGTCTGGTCGCAGCGGCGGTCGCAGGCGTCGTCACCCTCGTGGCACCCGTGCCAGGGTCGCAGGTCGTATCCGCAGCAATCTGGGTATCGATCTTTTCGAGCAGCGCCTCGGCAGCCATCAATATCGGCCAACGTTATGAGGAAGGATTCAACAGCTGGAAAGCCGACGCCTTCGATGCACTGACCATCGTTGGCAACGCACTTGGAGTGGGTGCCATTTGGAAAATGGGCGCGCAAGTCACGGTGCAGACCAGCCGCGGCGTCATAAACGCCATTCTAGTTGGGCAAGTCGGCACCGACTTCGTGCAGGGAATTCTCCTCACAAAGGAGGCGTGGGAGCAGTACAAGGCAATCGAGGCGGACCCGAATCTCACGCCCGCGGAAACGCTCGAGAAGGCTTGCGCGCTCCTGACCAATCTGGTCGTCGCGGGACTTCTTTTCCGCATCAATGTAAAAGGGACCAAGCTCGACGCCGAGAATCTCACCAAACAGCCGAAACAGTTTCCTGGCCCATCGCCAAAGGAGAAGCTGGAGAAGCTCAAGAATCCTAAGGAGAAGCTCGATCTACGAAATTCGCCAAAGGCCGAAGGGCACACCAAAGACGGCACACACAAGACAACGGTACAAGTCGATCAGGAGGAAGCGGCCCCGCATGTAAAGGGGACGAAGCCCGGACAAAAACCCGAGCGTTTGGCGCAAAAGACTGCGACGGTCAACGGCAAACCGATCCCCCCCGATGGGCAGGGACGCGTACACCACGGAACAAGCCAGATCCCTCCTGAGGTGGCTCTGAAGGACGGATTGCCTGCAAAGGGAGACAACTGGGACCTGCATTCGCATGCCGAAGAGCTCTGGAAGTACACGAATAACAATGTCAACGATTCTGCCTTCCGCGGGGCGACCCTCGAGCCTTCGGGTCCTCCGGGCACAAGAATAGGCGCAGCCTATTGGGCGGACGAAGGAGGCTGGGTCTACAAGATCAGAGGTGTTCCGTATTGGAACGTCAATAAACAACTTGAAGGGAGGGTGCGCCGGGCGGATGGTACGTATCGCGGAAATCTGATGGTTGCCGAAGGCGAATTCGCGCTTCCTGCGCGCATCCCACCACAGTACATCGAAGCCTGGGGTATTGTGGTTGAAAGGCGAGGCAATCTCAAGGTGGACGAATGGCATGCAAACCCGAACTTCAACCCCAACGATGACAGCGGAGCGCTCTGATGGAGGAACATCTTCGGCTTCGATGGTTGACGCAGCAAGGACACCGCCTCAGAGCCGCCGTCCTTCAGAGTTTACGCACCAACGATGAGCATTGGGGTGACAAGCTTCGCGAGCTCCCGTTCTCCGAAGAAGTGCCCAGACACGAGGATCTGCGTGGGATCGACTTCTCAGGTGAAGACCTAAACGGCGTCGACCTCGCGTTCGTGCACCTTGACGGCGCCCGATTCGACGGATGCCAACTAGAACGCGTCGCACTATCCAATGCACGACTCGCCGGAGCTTCCTTCATCGGCGCTCGATTGGCCCGAGCGAACCTGACCCAAGTACTCGCCGACGATGCGACGTTCGAGGGTGCCGACTTGAGCGACGCCTGGTTGGATAGTGCACGATTTAGAAGAACCTCGTTTCGTAAAGCGACACTTATCGGTACTCATCTGGGTAGCGCCGAGGCCATTGGAGCCGACTTCCGAGGCGCAGCAATCAATAATCTCGACATCTCGGGCAGTGATCTTACTGGAGCATGCTGGGATGGTGAGGAAGGCACGATCCTCGGCAGGTGGTACGCAGTCACGTCGGTCGGCCTCGCCTCCACCGAGCAGTTGGAGTCGGTCGTCAACGGCGGCTCGATAACAGACAGGGTACGCGATTTGCTCGCACAGACGGAAGCGACAGTCGCGAGCTCGCCGGAACGTTGCTTCTCGTTCGAAGCAGATGGTGTGGCGACCCTTAGTGTGGCTGGGCAACGCTATTGTGCCGGGCAATTTTCGACACCGAGCATCGGCGAACTCAAAGCTAGAATTCAGAGTCGACCAAGTGCAAAACAAGGCAGCATTCGTATTGTAAAGCTGGCCGGCGTCCACCCTCTAACGGATATTGGAACACTACAGGCGACTGCACCCGAAGGCACACTCTTTCAAGTAGCTTCGCACTTCAATTCCTTGTGGGCGCGCGGCTCGACCATACTTCCGGTGCATCGATATCTAAGCTACAGTTCGCAAGGAGGACGGGCGTCGGTTTCGGCATTTCCAGGAACATTCCTGCGCCACTATTTCATGCAATCGAAGGGCGGAGAAGCCTTCGAACAAACGGACGCCGGCGCACTCAACCTTCTCGAAGATGTCTTCGACGAATCGGTTGCTGAGATACGAGCGGGCCATCTTGCGATTAACCGTGTTCGCGATCGTACGCGCCTCGCGACAGTGCTCGAAGAACGATTCGACCATATACGCGTCGGTGTTCACGATCAGCTCCAGGTCGTTTTCGGTTGCGACTGGGGTGGACCGGTGCCCCGCGGTTCGCAGCAGCGCATAGCGCAAGTCTTTACGTCAACCGTTGCGCTCGGGGAACATGGTCCGGACCGCAGTTGGGAGGAAGTCGCGATTGCCAAGAGTCTCCTGAGAGCCGCCTATCTCGGGACCCTCCTTGCAGCCATCGATCTTGGAAAGCGGAGAGTTGTTTTCACCTTGCTAGGGGGCGGGCCATTCGGAAATCTTCAGAATGACGTAGCAGAAGCTATTTTTTTCGCAATCGCTGAAGCCGAACCGTACGTAGATGGCTCACTTACCGTGATCATCAATACGCGTTCACTACCTAGTCTGATCCCGGACGACGCTGTCTTCGCAACGCATGGTGTGCCCATAACTTTCGATGGAAAGGTCATTGCGAACAGACTGACGCTCCCGGACTTTGAGAGCCTTTGGAAAAATAGTTGGACTGAACTCCAAACGAAAACGCAGACGTAAAAAAATTCGGACGAAACCAAACAAGCGCTACTTCTTCCGATACCCGCCATTGAGACATCCCTCTTTGCACTTCGTCGGTGGGACGTCTTGTAAAGGCTTCTGGCGCTCTTTGTAGAGTGCAACGATTTCCTTCGAGGCGTCGGTGCCGCGGATGGGCGTGAGTTCGCCGGGGTCGGCTTTGATGTCGAAGACTTGGGGGAGGTCGGCTTCGCCGGAGGCGATGACCTTGAGGTCGCCGTGGATGAAGGCGCGCTTGCGGTCGTTGTCGCTCGTGGCGGGGAGGTCGATGAGGATGTCGCGCGGATCGGCGGCGGTGCCGCGGACTTCGGGGACGAGGCTCTTGCCGAGGAAGGAATCGGGTGGGGTGAGGCCGAAGAGGTCGACGATGGTGGGGGCGATGTCGATGGCGCTGCGGGGTGTGTCGATTTTTCGCGCGGGGACGCCGGGGAGGGAGACCAGGAGGGGAACTCGGACGAGGTTTTCCCAGAGTTCGAATCCGTGGACGTATTGTTTGTGCTCGCCGAAGGCCTCGCCGTGATCGGCGGTGATGATGATGGCCGTGCGCGAGGCCCAAGGGCGTGAGGCGATGAAATCGAGGAGCTTGCCGACGTAGCGGTCCGTGAATGTGACTTCGCCGTCGTAGCGGTCGCGCTGCGTTTTGCCCCACGAGATGCCATCGTGGGTCATGTACTTGTCGTGCGGGTCGAGGAAGTGGACCCAGGCGAAGAAGCGGCCCGAGTCGGCACGCGGATCCGAGAGCTGACGTTCCGCAATGGCCTCGAGCTCGGGCGAGGTGATGTTCTCGTCCGTGGTGTTGTTCCACTTCAGATTGGGAACGAGCTCCCAGGAGTCGAAGCCTTGCTCGAGACCCGACTTTTTGAAGTAGCCGTGGGCGTGCGCGCCCGACGTGTAGATTTTGGCGTCCTGCAGGAGCTCGGGGAAGAACAGGTTTTCTTTGGCGTAGGTGCCAAAGAAGTAGCCGTCACGTTTCAGTTCGCCGGGGAGGCGCCCCGAGAGGAAGCCTCCCACGCTCATCGAGGTGTACGACGAGAGCGAATACGCGTGCGTGTACTCGACGGCCTTCGATGCGAATTCCGTGAGCCGCGGAGCGATGGGCTTCGGGTAACCGGCCCATGGCATGTCCGCCCGGAGACAATCGATGGTAATGAGGACGACGTTGAGAGCGTTGCGCCCCGCCTCGGCGCTGGATGAGGCCTGCGGGGTTCCCTGCGTCGCGGATTTATCGGTACTCGCAGCAGCGGCCGGTGGTGTGGCGCTCGCCGACGAGGTCGATGGTAAGCCTTGCGCGGGTTTGGGGTCTTCTTTGCGTGCACACGCGACGAGCGCCATCGTGCAGATGGCGCCAATCGGGAGCAACGCTCTCGGTCGGTTAATCACTTGGTCAGGAAGACGCGGGCGAAGGAGAACGTGTTGGTTCCGGCTTCCACCTTGATCTTGCCGGTGTA
It includes:
- a CDS encoding pentapeptide repeat-containing protein, which gives rise to MEEHLRLRWLTQQGHRLRAAVLQSLRTNDEHWGDKLRELPFSEEVPRHEDLRGIDFSGEDLNGVDLAFVHLDGARFDGCQLERVALSNARLAGASFIGARLARANLTQVLADDATFEGADLSDAWLDSARFRRTSFRKATLIGTHLGSAEAIGADFRGAAINNLDISGSDLTGACWDGEEGTILGRWYAVTSVGLASTEQLESVVNGGSITDRVRDLLAQTEATVASSPERCFSFEADGVATLSVAGQRYCAGQFSTPSIGELKARIQSRPSAKQGSIRIVKLAGVHPLTDIGTLQATAPEGTLFQVASHFNSLWARGSTILPVHRYLSYSSQGGRASVSAFPGTFLRHYFMQSKGGEAFEQTDAGALNLLEDVFDESVAEIRAGHLAINRVRDRTRLATVLEERFDHIRVGVHDQLQVVFGCDWGGPVPRGSQQRIAQVFTSTVALGEHGPDRSWEEVAIAKSLLRAAYLGTLLAAIDLGKRRVVFTLLGGGPFGNLQNDVAEAIFFAIAEAEPYVDGSLTVIINTRSLPSLIPDDAVFATHGVPITFDGKVIANRLTLPDFESLWKNSWTELQTKTQT
- a CDS encoding sulfatase, whose amino-acid sequence is MALVACARKEDPKPAQGLPSTSSASATPPAAAASTDKSATQGTPQASSSAEAGRNALNVVLITIDCLRADMPWAGYPKPIAPRLTEFASKAVEYTHAYSLSSYTSMSVGGFLSGRLPGELKRDGYFFGTYAKENLFFPELLQDAKIYTSGAHAHGYFKKSGLEQGFDSWELVPNLKWNNTTDENITSPELEAIAERQLSDPRADSGRFFAWVHFLDPHDKYMTHDGISWGKTQRDRYDGEVTFTDRYVGKLLDFIASRPWASRTAIIITADHGEAFGEHKQYVHGFELWENLVRVPLLVSLPGVPARKIDTPRSAIDIAPTIVDLFGLTPPDSFLGKSLVPEVRGTAADPRDILIDLPATSDNDRKRAFIHGDLKVIASGEADLPQVFDIKADPGELTPIRGTDASKEIVALYKERQKPLQDVPPTKCKEGCLNGGYRKK